The Bemisia tabaci chromosome 5, PGI_BMITA_v3 genome includes a window with the following:
- the LOC109044802 gene encoding uncharacterized protein, which yields MVVPFDTFMSDEQIAEDYRRFDKLIGDLCDVLFHVLTSGRASSPGRPNESNNGPNLHARTVTRRSRRMSMDDRQSDRTGLNEMCPDLISNIYRHPKRNSQRVLLQISRR from the exons ATGGTTGTGCCGTTTGACACTTTCATGTCCGATGAACAAATTGCAGAGGACTACAGGCGATTTGACAAGTTGATAGGCGATCTGTGTGATGTGCTTTTCCATGTTTTAACATCCGGACGAGCATCCTCTCCCGGAAGACCGAACGAGTCCAACAACGGCCCTAATTTACAtg caaGAACCGTTACTCGCAGATCTCGAAGGATGAGTATGGATGATCGGCAGTCGGATAGAACCGGCCTGAATGAAATGTGTCCTGATTTAATTTCAAACATATACAGGCACCCAAAACGAAATTCTCAAC GAGTCTTGCTGCAAATTTCTAGGAGATGA